One Picrophilus oshimae DSM 9789 genomic region harbors:
- a CDS encoding ABC1 kinase family protein, with protein MSDEIKDIRKLEIKYVFELYPVFRRYIKDRKRSRSNDYNYDIERHGLRAVNTFIRLGPTFIKLGQVLSARPDLLPKEYLKAFEMLQDNVPPDPFEKAYEIIKRNIDVNELNDLNKNAISGASLGQVYRLKYHGRDAIIKVNRYNINYILKRDIIIIKRLLRIARHFMDNFLYISIYNVIEDFSTRIYEEANYEIEANNLERIKNNLSYRNDIIIPEVLYVTKEVMILEYRPGIKVTDVKRLKEKNIDLKDLAYRIDLIFLRMLLRDDIFHADPHPGNIAVSDDGNIILYDFGMVGKLDDDTRFELLKLYDGLVNKDPDAIIDSLLSLNALSPAANRGIIRKAIEISIANFSGRDVNEIDIRELLEVANNVIFEFPFHLPRELVLYIRMSSLLEGICKTLDPNFKFVRVLRTILYDEGMLDYLYNRELSEFIKRAVASIEKGLDVLPLMKRRLEEENTKRDKTPLIILAGSIFIAMAVFSARHPLISYIIMALDLILSFYYIRKMH; from the coding sequence TTGAGCGATGAGATAAAAGATATAAGAAAACTTGAAATAAAATACGTTTTCGAGTTATATCCTGTATTCAGGAGATACATTAAGGATAGAAAGAGATCAAGGAGCAACGATTATAATTACGATATAGAAAGGCATGGATTAAGGGCTGTTAATACATTTATAAGGCTTGGCCCGACGTTTATAAAGCTTGGCCAGGTGCTTTCCGCAAGACCGGATCTTCTGCCAAAGGAGTATCTAAAGGCCTTTGAGATGCTCCAGGATAATGTCCCGCCAGATCCATTTGAAAAGGCCTATGAAATAATAAAAAGGAATATAGATGTTAATGAGTTAAATGACCTTAATAAAAATGCGATCTCTGGCGCCTCCCTTGGCCAGGTTTACAGGCTTAAATACCATGGCAGGGATGCAATAATAAAGGTTAATAGATATAATATAAACTATATTTTAAAACGCGATATTATAATAATAAAGAGATTGCTTAGAATAGCAAGGCACTTCATGGATAATTTTTTGTATATAAGCATATACAACGTTATAGAGGACTTTTCAACAAGGATATACGAGGAGGCAAACTATGAAATAGAGGCAAATAATCTTGAAAGGATAAAAAACAATCTATCATACAGGAATGATATAATAATACCTGAGGTTCTTTATGTAACAAAGGAGGTAATGATACTTGAATACAGACCGGGAATAAAGGTAACCGATGTAAAAAGGCTAAAGGAAAAAAACATAGATTTAAAGGATCTTGCATACAGAATCGATTTAATATTCTTAAGGATGCTTCTCCGGGATGATATATTCCATGCAGATCCGCATCCAGGGAACATAGCGGTTTCTGATGATGGAAATATAATATTATACGATTTTGGCATGGTTGGAAAGCTTGATGACGATACAAGGTTCGAGCTCTTAAAATTATATGATGGCCTTGTAAACAAGGATCCTGATGCAATAATAGATTCGCTTTTATCGTTGAATGCACTCTCTCCTGCTGCCAACCGTGGAATAATAAGAAAAGCAATAGAGATATCAATTGCAAACTTCTCAGGCAGGGATGTGAACGAGATCGATATAAGAGAATTACTTGAGGTTGCAAACAACGTTATCTTCGAGTTTCCATTTCATCTGCCCAGGGAGCTTGTCTTATATATAAGAATGTCATCACTTTTAGAGGGTATCTGTAAAACCCTTGATCCAAACTTTAAGTTCGTTCGTGTTTTAAGAACTATATTATACGATGAGGGCATGCTTGATTATTTATATAATAGAGAGCTGTCAGAATTTATTAAAAGGGCTGTTGCATCAATAGAGAAGGGCCTTGATGTTCTTCCATTGATGAAGCGCCGCCTTGAGGAGGAAAATACAAAAAGGGATAAAACACCTTTAATAATCCTTGCAGGCTCAATCTTCATAGCAATGGCGGTCTTCTCTGCAAGGCATCCATTGATATCCTATATAATAATGGCGCTTGATTTAATACTATCTTTTTATTATATAAGAAAAATGCATTAA
- the hsp14 gene encoding archaeal heat shock protein Hsp14: MYRPLKFYSNEFIKNINDRAQEIISFLYPPMTMYQENGYIYIDLDMPGFKKDNISVTLEKSYVVINASREINKGGTVFENQRPSKVFKRIQLPGEPDKNADVSAKYEDGVLHLSIPAKDVKSIKVE, from the coding sequence ATGTACAGACCATTAAAATTCTATTCGAATGAATTTATTAAGAATATAAATGATAGGGCGCAGGAGATAATAAGCTTTTTATACCCTCCAATGACGATGTACCAGGAAAATGGCTATATATACATAGATCTTGACATGCCGGGATTTAAAAAGGATAACATCTCTGTTACACTGGAGAAATCATACGTTGTTATAAATGCAAGCAGGGAGATAAACAAAGGCGGAACAGTCTTTGAGAACCAGAGGCCATCAAAGGTCTTTAAGAGGATACAGCTGCCTGGAGAGCCAGATAAAAACGCTGATGTCTCTGCAAAATATGAGGACGGCGTTCTGCATCTATCAATACCTGCAAAGGATGTAAAATCCATAAAGGTTGAATAA
- a CDS encoding DUF1940 domain-containing protein: MDEYCDIIDDYIDIRSPYFAYREEINLTMAFLGLAVSEGSKVPEIKECIDILDVLTQHLYDKNVVLKDSVRKSLNHEDESWLDITEKMENGNKTTAYMFAAAAHLRLAINYITDMENDERFKDFIDDYTINYMLKLVLRIKNTGISEVLT, from the coding sequence ATGGACGAATACTGCGATATTATTGATGATTATATAGATATAAGGAGCCCGTACTTTGCATACAGAGAGGAGATAAACCTGACCATGGCCTTTCTTGGCCTTGCGGTATCAGAGGGTTCAAAGGTCCCTGAAATAAAGGAATGCATAGATATACTTGATGTATTAACACAGCATTTGTATGATAAAAACGTCGTTTTAAAGGACAGTGTGAGAAAATCACTGAACCATGAGGATGAGAGCTGGCTTGACATAACTGAAAAGATGGAAAATGGTAACAAAACAACGGCATACATGTTTGCAGCTGCAGCCCATCTCAGACTTGCAATAAATTATATAACTGACATGGAAAACGATGAAAGATTTAAGGATTTTATCGATGATTATACAATAAACTACATGCTAAAGCTTGTTCTTAGAATAAAAAACACAGGTATTTCAGAGGTTTTAACATAA
- a CDS encoding NAD-dependent epimerase/dehydratase family protein, with the protein MKIIVMGGSGFVGRNILTGLDADEKAYFSRKNSKFLDEKDIKYIPGDIRKPEDVENAIKNYDVIVHAIDVLNENEEKHEDVAVNGVKNIVNAIKKNSSGQKLIYFSAINAEKGDTSYFRSKRLAEVNAELLKNSLIVRPSIIFGPGDAFTRMLISAARMNPPFLPRSGNMNPVYIGDLITVLKNMLDFSGTINICSRENMHFADMFNIIRQKLGMKPVREISPRFFSLAIGRLEKRGIMTRDQLEMLKLDYYRENTSLYRFVREPVKYRDFIENSDLENF; encoded by the coding sequence ATGAAGATCATAGTTATGGGTGGCTCAGGATTCGTCGGCAGGAACATATTAACAGGCCTTGATGCCGATGAAAAGGCCTATTTCTCAAGAAAAAACTCAAAGTTTCTTGATGAAAAAGATATAAAGTACATTCCTGGTGATATAAGGAAGCCGGAGGACGTTGAAAACGCAATAAAGAATTATGATGTTATAGTCCATGCAATTGATGTTTTAAATGAAAACGAGGAAAAACACGAGGATGTTGCCGTAAACGGTGTAAAAAACATTGTAAACGCAATAAAAAAGAACTCATCCGGGCAGAAATTAATCTATTTCTCGGCGATAAATGCTGAAAAGGGTGACACATCATATTTTAGGTCAAAGAGGCTTGCAGAGGTTAACGCCGAGCTTCTAAAGAACTCGCTTATAGTAAGACCATCGATTATCTTTGGCCCCGGGGATGCATTTACAAGAATGCTCATCTCGGCTGCAAGGATGAATCCACCATTCCTCCCAAGGAGCGGTAACATGAATCCGGTTTACATAGGCGATCTTATAACAGTTTTAAAAAACATGCTGGATTTCAGTGGAACAATTAATATATGCTCAAGGGAAAATATGCATTTTGCTGATATGTTTAATATAATAAGACAAAAGCTTGGCATGAAGCCTGTAAGGGAGATATCCCCAAGGTTCTTCTCTCTGGCCATAGGCCGTCTTGAGAAGCGTGGTATAATGACAAGGGATCAGCTTGAAATGCTAAAGCTTGATTACTACAGGGAGAACACATCGCTTTACAGGTTTGTAAGGGAGCCTGTTAAATACCGTGATTTTATAGAAAATTCTGATCTTGAAAATTTTTAA
- a CDS encoding FAD-dependent thymidylate synthase, which translates to MDFSNYDRDVFLIKTDKMIDRGALMSRYSRTASLDIRDLYKKEFNDPERAGDFYRRIFIEYGDESISELVTAQMGIQNISNIASKIIEEQRIGLSYLEKSSRYVRYDKKTSDGYLYLKPDRAGIGYKSNEYENICNSLFDFYSSIYNEMLDYFKEKYPVESFTFEIGDSYYKYSDINNLDDNIINKSYKSALRAAVLDEIRYVLPASTLTNLGISGNGRAFISMIQRLYRYNLQETKGLAESIYNELRPEMPGLIDDAFSKHGYESIEYKKCRYPVDLYKRYSDLNEVSLISYNSEDEEIKKASRLMMYNSSGSYDSIEYNDLIDDLYIKRKNRRDKLGRAFESINYLFEVNTNYGAFRELQRHRFLSIIRKPLSVYYNYDIPENISEVESIKKDYISLMDEARDVYNKILESNGYLIAQYVVPFAYKYPVVFSANLNELAYMIELRTTPQAHPDLRRISIKMYNELKRVHPRLSRLIKFVDVNDYHLGRLPSEFKKEIKRNDVR; encoded by the coding sequence ATGGATTTTTCAAATTATGACAGGGATGTCTTTCTAATAAAAACAGACAAGATGATAGACCGTGGTGCGCTGATGTCAAGATACAGCAGAACAGCATCCCTTGATATACGTGATTTATATAAAAAGGAGTTCAATGACCCTGAAAGGGCAGGCGATTTCTATAGACGAATCTTTATAGAGTACGGTGACGAATCAATATCAGAGCTTGTAACAGCGCAGATGGGAATACAGAACATATCGAACATAGCATCAAAGATAATAGAGGAGCAGAGAATAGGTTTATCATACCTTGAAAAATCCTCAAGGTATGTACGATACGATAAAAAGACATCTGACGGTTATTTATACCTAAAGCCAGATAGGGCCGGCATAGGATATAAAAGCAATGAATATGAGAACATCTGCAACAGCCTTTTTGATTTCTACTCATCAATTTATAATGAAATGCTCGATTACTTTAAGGAAAAATACCCTGTTGAATCATTTACCTTTGAAATAGGAGATTCATATTATAAATATTCTGATATAAATAATCTTGATGATAATATTATAAACAAATCATATAAATCAGCATTAAGGGCCGCGGTTCTTGATGAGATAAGGTACGTGCTGCCAGCCTCAACGCTGACAAACCTCGGAATCTCTGGAAACGGCCGTGCGTTTATATCAATGATACAGAGACTTTACAGATACAATTTACAGGAAACAAAGGGGCTTGCAGAAAGCATATACAATGAGCTGAGGCCAGAGATGCCAGGCCTTATAGACGATGCATTTTCAAAACATGGCTATGAATCCATTGAATATAAAAAATGCAGGTATCCAGTGGATTTATACAAAAGGTACAGCGATTTAAATGAGGTTTCACTGATATCATATAACAGCGAGGATGAGGAGATAAAAAAGGCCTCCAGGCTTATGATGTACAATTCCTCGGGTTCATATGATTCCATAGAATATAATGATTTAATTGATGATCTTTACATTAAAAGAAAGAATAGAAGGGACAAGCTTGGCAGGGCCTTTGAATCCATAAACTATCTATTTGAGGTAAACACAAACTACGGTGCCTTCAGGGAGCTGCAAAGGCACAGGTTTTTATCAATAATAAGAAAACCGCTGTCTGTTTATTACAATTATGATATACCAGAGAACATATCCGAGGTAGAAAGCATAAAAAAGGATTACATATCATTAATGGATGAGGCAAGGGATGTATATAATAAAATACTGGAATCAAACGGTTATTTAATTGCGCAGTACGTTGTGCCATTTGCGTACAAATATCCTGTTGTTTTCTCAGCCAATCTCAATGAGCTGGCTTACATGATAGAGCTTAGAACCACACCGCAGGCCCATCCTGATCTAAGAAGAATATCAATAAAGATGTACAATGAGTTAAAAAGGGTACATCCAAGATTGTCAAGGCTGATAAAATTCGTTGATGTTAATGATTACCATCTTGGCAGGCTGCCGTCTGAATTTAAAAAGGAAATAAAAAGAAATGATGTAAGATGA